A genomic window from Solanum dulcamara chromosome 11, daSolDulc1.2, whole genome shotgun sequence includes:
- the LOC129872010 gene encoding heat shock 70 kDa protein 16, whose translation MSVVGFDVGNENCVIGVAKQRGIDVILNDESNRETPAVVSFGEKQRFIGSAGAASATMNPKSTISQVKRLIGRKYREPAVQKDLKLLPFATSEGPDGGILINLQYMDEKQSFTPVQIMAMLFAHLKQIAEKNLETDVLDCVIGIPSYFTDLQRRAYLYAAKIAGLKPLRLMHDGTATALGYGIYKTDFSAGGPTNVVFVDVGHCDTQVVVASFEPGHMKILSHAFDSDLGGRDFDEVLFRHFAANFKEQYNIDVYSNARASIRLRAACEKLKKVLSANAEAPLNIECLMDEKDVKGFIKREDFEKLSSDLLEKISIPCRKALVDSGLTAERIHTLELVGSGSRIPAMGRILNSVFRKEPGRTINASECVARGCALQCAMLSPIFRVREYEIQDSFPFSIGFASDEGPVCTLSNGVLFPKGHSFPSMKVLTLQRSSSFHLAAFYTNQNELPPGVSDKISKSTIGPFQVPHSEKAKIKVKIQLNLHGIVTVESAWLIKDQTSHSTSENNIDTHAENMEGDDTRKSKTVKRQDIPVTESVDGGMTLMELSQAQEKEYQLAEQDIKVERTKDKKNTLEAYVYETRNKILNTYRSFATDSEREAISCSLQRTEEWLYEDGDDESEQVYAEKLEDLKKMVDPVEHRYKEEEARAQATRHLLNRIVEHRMAAGSLPASEKDAVINECHKAEQWLREKSHQQETLPRNTDPVLWSCEIKRKTEAFEAMCKHVMRHNSSPQKTEDGSGLDPRSKREDGMDVD comes from the exons ATGAGTGTAGTTGGGTTTGATGTTGGAAATGAAAACTGTGTTATAGGAGTTGCAAAGCAACGTGGAATTGATGTAATATTAAATGATGAATCGAATCGAGAGACACCAGCGGTGGTGTCGTTTGGTGAGAAACAAAGGTTTATTGGCTCTGCTGGAGCTGCATCGGCTACTATGAACCCGAAATCCACTATTTCACAGGTTAAGAGGTTGATTGGTAGGAAATATAGGGAGCCTGCTGTTCAGAAGGACCTGAAATTGCTTCCATTTGCGACCTCTGAAGGACCAGATGGTGGCATTTTGATTAATTTGCAGTACATGGATGAGAAGCAGAGTTTCACTCCTGTTCAAATTATGGCGATGCTATTTGCACATTTGAAGCAAATTGCTGAGAAGAATCTTGAAACGGATGTTTTGGATTGTGTTATTGGCATACCTTCATACTTCACAGATTTACAGAGACGTGCTTATTTATATGCAGCGAAAATCGCTGGGTTGAAGCCATTGAGATTGATGCATGATGGCACTGCAACTGCACTGGGTTATGGAATATATAAGACTGATTTTTCAGCTGGGGGTCCAACAaatgttgtgtttgttgatGTTGGTCATTGTGATACACAAGTTGTTGTAGCGTCATTTGAACCTGGTCATATGAAGATATTGTCTCATGCTTTTGATAGCGACTTGGGCGGGAGAGACTTTGATGAAGTTTTATTCAGACATTTTGCTGCAAATTTCAAGGAACAGTACAATATTGATGTTTATTCAAATGCTCGGGCTTCTATAAGATTGAGGGCTGCATGTGAGAAACTGAAGAAAGTTTTAAGTGCAAATGCAGAGGCTCCGCTTAATATTGAGTGCTTAATGGATGAGAAAGATGTAAAAGGTTTCATCAAAAGAGAGGACTTCGAGAAGCTTTCATCAGATTTGTTGGAGAAGATAAGCATTCCATGTCGTAAAGCTTTGGTTGATTCTGGTTTGACTGCTGAAAGGATTCATACTCTTGAGCTTGTAGGATCAGGCTCTCGAATTCCAGCTATGGGAAGAATTTTAAATTCTGTTTTCAGAAAAGAACCGGGGCGGACAATAAATGCTAGTGAGTGTGTTGCACGTGGATGTGCTCTTCAATGTGCGATGCTCAGCCCTATATTTCGTGTTAGAGAGTACGAG ATTCAGGATTCATTTCCTTTCTCCATTGGGTTTGCATCCGATGAGGGCCCAGTTTGCACTCTATCAAATGGCGTATTGTTTCCAAAGGGCCATAGTTTTCCGAGCATGAAAGTGCTCACATTGCAAAGGAGCAGCAGTTTCCACTTGGCAGCATTCTACACTAACCAGAATGAGTTGCCACCTGGTGTATCCGATAAAATAAGCAAATCTACG ATTGGCCCATTCCAGGTTCCTCATTCTGAAAAAGCAAAGATCAAAGTCAAAATTCAATTAAACCTCCATGGAATTGTTACAGTAGAATCAGCCTGG CTGATCAaagatcaaacaagtcattctACGTCGGAAAATAATATTGATACTCATGCAGAAAATATGGAG GGAGATGATACAAGGAAAAGTAAGACCGTTAAGAGACAGGATATTCCTGTTACTGAAAGTGTTGATGGTGGAATGACCCTCATGGAGCTATCCCAAGCTCAGGAAAAGGAATACCAGTTAGCTGAGCAAGACATAAAGGTGGAGCGAACTAAAGATAAGAAAAACACCCTGGAGGCATACGTCTATGAAACTCGTAATAAG attttgaatACCTACCGGAGCTTTGCTACGGATTCGGAGAGGGAGGCTATCTCTTGTAGTCTACAACGGACTGAAGAATGGCTCTATGAAGATGGAGATGATGAGTCTGAACAGGTTTATGCAGAGAAGCTAGAGGATCTTAAAAAG ATGGTGGACCCTGTGGAGCATCGATATAAGGAAGAAGAGGCACGGGCACAAGCAACACGACATCTATTAAATAGAATTGTGGAGCATCGGATGGCTGCAGGATCACTTCCAGCCAGTGAGAAAGATGCT GTCATTAACGAATGCCATAAAGCAGAGCAGTGGCTTCGAGAGAAATCCCACCAGCAGGAGACATTGCCCAGAAATACTGATCCAGTATTGTGGTCTTGTGAAATCAAGAGAAAGACTGAGGCTTTTGAAGC GATGTGTAAGCATGTAATGAGGCACAATTCATCTCCCCAAAAGACTGAGGATGGCTCAGGTTTGGACCCGAGAAGTAAAAGGGAAGATGGCATGGATGTAGATTAA
- the LOC129872011 gene encoding protein DETOXIFICATION 40-like isoform X1, with protein sequence MGKIMESEAEQPLLASHGASSELEEVLSDSQLPYFQRIRSAFWIEFQLLFVLAAPAVSVYMINNVMSMSTRIFSGQLGNLQLAAASLGNQGIQLCAYGLMLGMGSAVETLCGQAYGANRYEVLGVYLQRSTIVLSLTGIPLAVVYLFSKNILLTLGESKLVASEAAVFVYGLIPQIFAYAVNFPIQKFLQSQSIVAPSAFISLGTLFVHLLLSWIVVYKIGLGLIGASLVLSLSWWIIVVAQFIYILRSERCKTTWTGFRWEAFSGLWEFVKLSAASAVMLCLETWYFQILVLLSGLLKNPELALDSISVCMAVNGLMFMVSVGFNAAASVRVSNELGAAHPKSAAFSVFVVTFISFLIAVVEAIIVLCLRNVISYAFTEGETVANAVSDLCPFLAVTLILNGVQPVLSGVAVGCGWQAFVAYVNVGCYYGVGIPLGCILGFKYDLGAKGIWTGMIGGTVMQTFILLWFTFRTDWDKEVEKARKRLDKWENIKEPLNKEFEE encoded by the exons ATGGGAAAAATCATGGAGTCGGAAGCTGAGCAGCCTTTGTTGGCTTCTCATGGAGCTAGCTCTGAGCTCGAGGAGGTGCTCTCAGATTCCCAATTACCTTACTTTCAACGAATTAGGTCCGCCTTTTGGATAGAATTCCAGTTGCTTTTTGTACTTGCAGCCCCTGCAGTGTCTGTGTACATGATCAATAATGTTATGTCCATGTCTACTCGAATCTTTTCGGGACAACTTGGGAACCTTCAGCTTGCTGCAGCTTCTCTTGGCAATCAAGGCATCCAATTATGTGCTTATGGACTTATG CTAGGTATGGGAAGTGCAGTGGAAACTCTTTGTGGACAAGCATATGGAGCTAATAGATATGAAGTGTTAGGAGTCTACCTACAAAGATCAACAATAGTACTTTCCTTAACAGGCATCCCACTAGCTGTGGTATATTTATTTTCCAAGAACATACTGCTCACGCTTGGTGAATCGAAACTAGTTGCATCAGAAGCAGCAGTATTTGTGTATGGACTAATCCCTCAAATATTCGCTTACGCGGTGAACTTCCCAATACAGAAGTTCTTGCAATCTCAAAGTATTGTAGCCCCTAGTGCCTTTATTTCCCTAGGGACTCTGTTTGTACACTTATTGCTCAGTTGGATTGTCGTATACAAAATTGGACTGGGATTGATAGGGGCATCACTGGTGCTGAGTCTTTCTTGGTGGATTATTGTTGTGGCTCAGTTTATATACATATTGAGAAGTGAAAGGTGTAAGACTACTTGGACAGGTTTTCGATGGGAGGCCTTTAGTGGATTATGGGAATTCGTGAAGTTATCGGCTGCTTCAGCTGTTATGTTGTGTTTGGAGACATGGTATTTTCAGATTCTGGTGTTGCTTTCAGGGTTGCTTAAGAATCCTGAGCTTGCATTGGATTCTATCTCAGTTTG caTGGCAGTGAATGGGCTGATGTTCATGGTTTCAGTGGGGTTCAATGCTGCTGCTAG TGTGAGAGTGAGCAATGAGCTAGGAGCAGCACATCCAAAGTCAGCAGCATTCTCAGTGTTTGTGGTGACATTCATTTCATTTCTCATAGCTGTGGTGGAAGCTATAATTGTGCTCTGTTTGCGCAATGTTATCAGCTATGCATTCACTGAGGGTGAAACTGTAGCCAACGCAGTTTCTGATTTGTGCCCTTTTTTAGCTGTCACACTCATTCTCAATGGTGTTCAACCAGTCTTATCTG GTGTTGCTGTTGGTTGTGGATGGCAGGCATTTGTTGCATACGTGAACGTAGGGTGTTATTATGGTGTAGGAATTCCATTGGGATGTATTCTTGGCTTCAAATATGACCTTGGTGCTAAG GGAATATGGACTGGGATGATTGGAGGGACTGTTATGCAAACCTTCATTCTGCTTTGGTTCACATTCCGTACAGATTGGGATAAAGAG gTAGAGAAGGCTAGAAAACGTTTGGACAAATGGGAAAATATAAAAGAACCTCTAAACAAGGAGTTCGAAGAGTAA
- the LOC129872011 gene encoding protein DETOXIFICATION 40-like isoform X2, with amino-acid sequence MGKIMESEAEQPLLASHGASSELEEVLSDSQLPYFQRIRSAFWIEFQLLFVLAAPAVSVYMINNVMSMSTRIFSGQLGNLQLAAASLGNQGIQLCAYGLMLGMGSAVETLCGQAYGANRYEVLGVYLQRSTIVLSLTGIPLAVVYLFSKNILLTLGESKLVASEAAVFVYGLIPQIFAYAVNFPIQKFLQSQSIVAPSAFISLGTLFVHLLLSWIVVYKIGLGLIGASLVLSLSWWIIVVAQFIYILRSERCKTTWTGFRWEAFSGLWEFVKLSAASAVMLCLETWYFQILVLLSGLLKNPELALDSISVCMAVNGLMFMVSVGFNAAASVRVSNELGAAHPKSAAFSVFVVTFISFLIAVVEAIIVLCLRNVISYAFTEGETVANAVSDLCPFLAVTLILNGVQPVLSDSGGTRIFNKGFKM; translated from the exons ATGGGAAAAATCATGGAGTCGGAAGCTGAGCAGCCTTTGTTGGCTTCTCATGGAGCTAGCTCTGAGCTCGAGGAGGTGCTCTCAGATTCCCAATTACCTTACTTTCAACGAATTAGGTCCGCCTTTTGGATAGAATTCCAGTTGCTTTTTGTACTTGCAGCCCCTGCAGTGTCTGTGTACATGATCAATAATGTTATGTCCATGTCTACTCGAATCTTTTCGGGACAACTTGGGAACCTTCAGCTTGCTGCAGCTTCTCTTGGCAATCAAGGCATCCAATTATGTGCTTATGGACTTATG CTAGGTATGGGAAGTGCAGTGGAAACTCTTTGTGGACAAGCATATGGAGCTAATAGATATGAAGTGTTAGGAGTCTACCTACAAAGATCAACAATAGTACTTTCCTTAACAGGCATCCCACTAGCTGTGGTATATTTATTTTCCAAGAACATACTGCTCACGCTTGGTGAATCGAAACTAGTTGCATCAGAAGCAGCAGTATTTGTGTATGGACTAATCCCTCAAATATTCGCTTACGCGGTGAACTTCCCAATACAGAAGTTCTTGCAATCTCAAAGTATTGTAGCCCCTAGTGCCTTTATTTCCCTAGGGACTCTGTTTGTACACTTATTGCTCAGTTGGATTGTCGTATACAAAATTGGACTGGGATTGATAGGGGCATCACTGGTGCTGAGTCTTTCTTGGTGGATTATTGTTGTGGCTCAGTTTATATACATATTGAGAAGTGAAAGGTGTAAGACTACTTGGACAGGTTTTCGATGGGAGGCCTTTAGTGGATTATGGGAATTCGTGAAGTTATCGGCTGCTTCAGCTGTTATGTTGTGTTTGGAGACATGGTATTTTCAGATTCTGGTGTTGCTTTCAGGGTTGCTTAAGAATCCTGAGCTTGCATTGGATTCTATCTCAGTTTG caTGGCAGTGAATGGGCTGATGTTCATGGTTTCAGTGGGGTTCAATGCTGCTGCTAG TGTGAGAGTGAGCAATGAGCTAGGAGCAGCACATCCAAAGTCAGCAGCATTCTCAGTGTTTGTGGTGACATTCATTTCATTTCTCATAGCTGTGGTGGAAGCTATAATTGTGCTCTGTTTGCGCAATGTTATCAGCTATGCATTCACTGAGGGTGAAACTGTAGCCAACGCAGTTTCTGATTTGTGCCCTTTTTTAGCTGTCACACTCATTCTCAATGGTGTTCAACCAGTCTTATCTG ACAGTGGCGGAACCagaatttttaataaggggtTCAAAATGTAA
- the LOC129874797 gene encoding protein DETOXIFICATION 40-like, whose protein sequence is MDEEAVETIRCELEDLLCDARLSHFQRLGRASMVEFRNLFRLAAPAIIVYLLNNITSMSTQIFCGHLGNLQLAAASLGNEGIQLLAYGVMLGMGSAVETLCGQAHGAHKYETLGIYLQRSTILLMLSGIPIMVAYLFSKPILILLGESEKVASAAALFVYGLIPQIFAYAANFPIQKFLQAQSIVNPSAYIAAAALVLHLFLTWIVLYVFEWGLFGGALVLSISWWIVVVAQFMYILWSDKCKKTWNGFSSQAFSGLWDFFKLSAASSVMLCLETWYFQILVLVAGLLPNPEVALDSLAVCNTILGWVFMISVGFNAAASVRVSNELGAGHPKSASFSVLVVTLSSFVIAVVAAIIVMMFRDVMSYAFTGGETIAKATSELAPLLAASIILNGIQPVLSGVAVGCGWQGFVAYVNVGCYYVVGIPLGVLLGFYFKLEAKGLWLGMFGGTAMQTLILVWATVTTNWDEEVEKAKKRLVTWQDSSKKPLLNES, encoded by the exons ATGGATGAAGAAGCAGTGGAAACTATAAGGTGTGAGCTTGAAGACCTATTGTGCGACGCAAGATTGTCGCATTTTCAGCGGCTCGGACGGGCATCTATGGTAGAATTTAGAAATCTGTTTCGGCTAGCAGCTCCAGCTATCATTGTTTATTTGCTCAACAATATTACTTCTATGTCTACTCAAATATTTTGTGGTCATCTTGGTAATCTTCAACTTGCTGCTGCTTCACTTGGAAATGAAGGTATTCAACTCTTGGCTTATGGCGTCATG TTAGGGATGGGGAGTGCAGTGGAGACACTATGTGGGCAAGCACATGGAGCTCACAAATATGAAACATTGGGAATATATCTTCAAAGATCGACAATTCTGCTTATGTTATCTGGAATACCGATTATGGTGGCTTACTTATTTTCAAAGCCAATTTTAATCTTACTTGGAGAATCAGAGAAAGTTGCATCAGCAGCTGCATTATTCGTTTACGGTCTAATTCCTCAAATATTTGCTTACGCCGCCAATTTCCCCATCCAAAAGTTCTTGCAAGCCCAGAGTATCGTGAATCCTAGTGCGTATATAGCAGCAGCAGCATTAGTCCTCCATCTTTTCCTAACATGGATTGTGCTTTATGTATTCGAGTGGGGATTATTCGGAGGAGCCTTGGTTTTAAGTATTTCATGGTGGATAGTAGTCGTAGCGCAATTTATGTACATATTGTGGAGCGATAAATGCAAGAAAACGTGGAATGGATTTAGTTCGCAAGCATTTTCTGGGCTGTGGGATTTTTTTAAGTTGTCAGCTGCTTCATCTGTGATGTTGTGCTTGGAGACTTGGTACTTTCAGATTTTGGTTTTAGTTGCTGGTTTGCTTCCAAATCCTGAAGTTGCATTAGACTCGCTAGCTGTTTG TAATACAATTCTTGGATGGGTGTTCATGATATCTGTTGGGTTCAATGCGGCAGCAAG TGTGAGGGTGAGCAATGAGTTGGGAGCAGGGCATCCAAAATCGGCCTCATTTTCAGTTTTGGTGGTGACATTGAGCTCATTTGTGATTGCTGTAGTCGCTGCCATAATAGTGATGATGTTTCGGGATGTGATGAGTTATGCATTCACAGGAGGCGAAACTATTGCTAAAGCAACTTCAGAACTTGCACCACTCTTGGCTGCCTCTATAATTCTTAATGGCATTCAGCCTGTTTTATCTG GGGTGGCTGTTGGGTGTGGATGGCAAGGTTTTGTGGCATACGTTAATGTGGGATGTTACTACGTTGTTGGCATTCCATTAGGTGTTCTTCTTGGCTTCTACTTCAAACTCGAAGCTAag GGATTATGGCTTGGCATGTTTGGTGGAACAGCAATGCAAACTCTTATCTTAGTATGGGCCACTGTTACAACCAATTGGGACGAAGAG GTGGAAAAAGCGAAAAAACGATTAGTTACGTGGCAAGACAGCAGTAAAAAACCATTGTTGAATGaatcatga